A section of the Primulina eburnea isolate SZY01 chromosome 1, ASM2296580v1, whole genome shotgun sequence genome encodes:
- the LOC140807522 gene encoding uncharacterized protein encodes MHGVIRQLAYGVLADHLDEYLRMGESTAIKCLFKFCDYVVELFGDRYLRRPNADDVQRLLQMHDERHNFLGMLGSLDYMHWEWKNCPVAWKGQFTRGHGSPTIVLEAIASQDLWIWHAFFGVAGSRNDINVLYESPIFINVLQGNAPEINFTVNETQYTKGYYITDGIYPEWATFVKVFFSQKIPRGGCLRKDKRPQC; translated from the coding sequence ATGCACGGTGTGATTCGTCAATTAGCTTATGGAGTCTTGGCCGACCATTTGGACGAGTACCTACGCATGGGTGAATCTACCGCCATCAAGTGTCTTTTCAAGTTCTGTGATTATGTGGTTGAACTATTTGGTGATCGATACTTGAGAAGGCCAAATGCTGATGATGTTCAACGTCTTCTTCAAATGCATGATGAGAGGCACAACTTCCTTGGAATGCTGGGCAGTCTTGATTACATGCATTGGGAATGGAAAAATTGTCCAGTTGCTTGGAAAGGCCAGTTTACAAGAGGTCATGGATCACCAACAATTGTGCTAGAAGCGATCGCGTCTCAAGACTTGTGGATATGGCATGCATTCTTTGGTGTCGCAGGTTCGCGTAATGATATTAATGTGTTGTACGAATCTCCCATATTCATTAACGTCTTGCAGGGAAATGCCCCAGAGATTAATTTCACGGTCAACGAGACTCAATATACGAAGGGATATTATATAACAGATGGAATATATCCGGAATGGGCTACTTTCGTGAAGGTTTTTTTTTCCCAGAAGATCCCAAGAGGAGGTTGTTTAAGGAAAGACAAGAGGCCGCAATGTTGA